A single window of Pontibacillus chungwhensis DNA harbors:
- a CDS encoding formate--tetrahydrofolate ligase, producing MKKDIEIAQEATMKPIEDITNQLDLDYEDWEPYGRYKAKLSESLLHKLSDRKDGKVVLVTAINPTPAGEGKSTVTVGLGQAMNQLNKRTVIALREPSLGPTMGLKGGAAGGGYSQVLPMEDINLHFTGDIHAITSANNALSAFIDNHIHRGNELNIDPRKIGWKRVLDLNDRALREVVVGLGGPLKGVPREDGFNISVASEIMAILCLASDLEDLKNRLARIVFGYTYEDKPVTVQQLGMEGALTLLLKEAIKPNLVQTIENTPAIVHGGPFANIAHGCNSVMATTIASKLGEYVITEAGFGADLGAEKFLNIKTRAGDFTPDAVVIVATVRALKMHGGVPKEGLGEENVNALQEGMSNLKKHMETIESFGLPFVVAINRFPTDTEEELNFVEKWCEEQNVRVALTEVHAKGGTGGLDLARAVMDTVDKEARSFTYTYELEDPIDEKVRKIARTVYGAKDVEFSNQAKKQMKLYDQLGWGNLPICMAKTQYSLSDDPALLGRPSDFTITIREFSPSIGAGFIVALTGDVMTMPGLPKEPAALKMDVDASGKAKGLF from the coding sequence ATGAAAAAAGATATAGAAATTGCGCAAGAAGCTACTATGAAACCAATCGAAGACATCACAAATCAATTAGATCTGGATTACGAAGACTGGGAGCCATATGGTCGATATAAAGCCAAGTTATCAGAATCTCTATTACATAAATTATCCGATCGAAAAGATGGAAAGGTAGTCCTTGTGACAGCGATAAACCCTACACCCGCCGGGGAAGGTAAATCGACTGTTACTGTGGGACTAGGTCAAGCAATGAATCAGTTAAACAAAAGGACTGTTATTGCACTAAGAGAGCCATCTCTTGGGCCGACAATGGGTTTAAAGGGAGGGGCAGCAGGTGGCGGCTACTCCCAAGTATTGCCGATGGAAGATATTAATTTACACTTTACGGGAGACATTCACGCAATTACGAGTGCTAACAATGCGCTGTCAGCCTTTATCGATAATCATATTCACCGAGGGAACGAATTGAACATCGATCCTAGAAAGATTGGTTGGAAGAGAGTTCTTGACCTAAATGATCGAGCATTACGGGAAGTTGTTGTCGGTTTAGGAGGGCCTTTAAAAGGAGTTCCGAGGGAAGATGGATTCAATATTAGTGTAGCTTCAGAAATCATGGCTATTTTATGTCTTGCTTCTGATTTGGAAGATTTGAAGAACCGTTTGGCTCGAATTGTATTTGGTTACACCTATGAAGACAAGCCTGTTACGGTACAACAGCTAGGAATGGAAGGAGCATTAACGCTACTTCTTAAAGAAGCCATTAAACCAAATCTTGTGCAAACTATCGAGAATACGCCTGCTATTGTCCATGGGGGACCTTTTGCAAACATTGCCCACGGTTGTAATAGTGTTATGGCTACTACAATTGCTTCTAAACTAGGTGAATACGTTATCACAGAAGCCGGTTTTGGTGCTGATTTGGGAGCAGAGAAGTTCCTTAATATCAAAACACGAGCTGGGGACTTCACGCCGGATGCGGTCGTTATAGTCGCTACTGTTCGAGCTTTGAAAATGCATGGTGGTGTTCCAAAAGAGGGATTAGGAGAAGAGAATGTTAACGCACTACAAGAGGGAATGTCTAATTTAAAAAAACATATGGAAACGATTGAATCCTTTGGTCTTCCTTTTGTGGTCGCCATTAATCGTTTTCCAACTGATACAGAAGAAGAATTAAATTTTGTAGAGAAGTGGTGTGAAGAGCAGAACGTTCGGGTAGCTCTTACTGAAGTTCATGCTAAAGGTGGCACAGGTGGTCTCGATCTTGCTCGGGCTGTCATGGATACTGTTGATAAGGAGGCTCGTTCCTTCACTTATACGTATGAACTTGAAGATCCGATTGATGAGAAGGTGAGGAAAATTGCCCGGACTGTTTACGGGGCTAAAGATGTCGAGTTTTCCAACCAGGCGAAGAAACAAATGAAATTGTATGATCAGTTGGGTTGGGGGAACCTACCGATCTGTATGGCTAAAACGCAGTATTCTCTTTCTGATGACCCTGCATTACTTGGTCGGCCATCTGACTTTACCATTACCATCAGGGAATTCAGTCCTTCTATTGGAGCGGGCTTTATAGTGGCTCTAACAGGAGATGTTATGACGATGCCTGGTTTACCTAAAGAACCGGCCGCTCTAAAGATGGATGTTGATGCGTCTGGAAAAGCAAAAGGGTTATTTTAA
- a CDS encoding ribonuclease HI family protein: MLEVYVDGASKGDPGPSGVGIFIKNGKDHYAYSLPIGLTSNHEAEFTALIKALEICLKQFPEEIISVRSDSKLVVDCIEHSKTKQERFLPLLREAEQLGSQFPLFFIKWIPEKQNKRADELARAAIHEN, encoded by the coding sequence ATGCTTGAAGTATACGTGGACGGGGCTTCAAAAGGAGATCCTGGACCAAGCGGTGTAGGTATCTTCATTAAAAATGGTAAAGATCATTACGCTTACTCACTTCCGATTGGCTTAACCTCTAATCATGAAGCAGAATTCACAGCGCTCATTAAAGCTTTAGAAATATGCCTTAAACAGTTTCCTGAAGAGATAATTAGTGTCCGTTCTGATTCAAAGCTTGTGGTTGATTGCATTGAGCACTCTAAAACAAAGCAAGAGCGTTTCTTGCCACTATTACGTGAAGCTGAACAGCTTGGAAGTCAATTTCCTTTATTCTTTATAAAATGGATTCCTGAGAAACAGAATAAGCGAGCGGATGAGCTTGCACGTGCCGCTATACACGAAAACTAA
- a CDS encoding isoprenylcysteine carboxyl methyltransferase family protein, which translates to MSGWFVVLFVFIIAQRLIEVAVAKRNEKWMLRNGAVEVASDHYKWIVAVHVLFFVSVGLEAYGKDLVLSDWKGFLLGAFFVTQGLRIWCLTSLGRFWNTKIIILPGSQLVARGPYKWMKHPNYVVVGLEFIIIPLLFNAYMSAVLFPLLHLGLMKIRIPHEERALTKLSE; encoded by the coding sequence ATGAGCGGATGGTTTGTCGTATTATTCGTATTTATCATTGCACAACGACTTATTGAGGTTGCTGTTGCGAAGCGGAATGAAAAGTGGATGTTGCGAAATGGTGCAGTAGAAGTCGCTAGTGATCATTACAAATGGATTGTGGCTGTACATGTTTTATTTTTTGTATCAGTTGGATTAGAAGCGTATGGTAAGGATTTAGTATTATCTGATTGGAAAGGGTTTTTGTTGGGGGCGTTTTTTGTAACGCAGGGATTACGAATCTGGTGTTTAACATCCCTTGGTAGGTTCTGGAACACAAAGATTATTATTTTACCTGGGTCACAGTTAGTAGCAAGAGGTCCCTACAAATGGATGAAGCATCCAAATTACGTAGTAGTTGGTTTGGAATTTATCATTATTCCGCTCCTTTTTAACGCCTATATGTCTGCGGTTTTATTCCCGTTGCTCCATTTAGGTTTAATGAAAATTCGGATTCCTCACGAAGAAAGGGCTCTCACCAAACTTTCAGAATGA
- a CDS encoding sulfurtransferase: protein MNSICSIHWVKEQSASIRFVDCRFHLQHPQKGKQEYEHSHIPSAIYMDLEKDLSSPIQDTGGRHPLPSLIDFQTVIQNAGLKQNDIIVAYDDQNHAMASRFIWMMKYMGHKHSYVLNGGWNAWLETGMEVSREVPNYPVSSFERNVQRDMIADQEYVTKHMHEPNTIILDSRSYARYAGIEEPIDKKAGHIPSALNSEWTNIMKPNGKWKSKDELIAHFSQFGDPEKWIVYCGSGVTAVPNVLALYEAGFQDVHLYVGSWSDWITNSNNPIEAC, encoded by the coding sequence TTGAATAGTATTTGTTCTATCCATTGGGTAAAGGAACAATCTGCTTCCATACGTTTTGTGGACTGTCGTTTTCACCTCCAGCACCCACAAAAGGGGAAGCAAGAATATGAGCATAGTCATATTCCTAGTGCTATTTATATGGATCTTGAAAAAGATTTGAGTAGTCCCATTCAAGACACAGGGGGGCGACATCCCTTACCGAGTTTAATTGACTTTCAAACTGTTATTCAAAACGCAGGACTTAAGCAGAACGATATAATTGTGGCTTATGATGACCAAAACCACGCCATGGCGTCACGATTCATCTGGATGATGAAATACATGGGTCATAAGCATTCGTATGTATTAAACGGGGGTTGGAATGCCTGGTTAGAAACTGGAATGGAAGTATCCAGAGAAGTGCCAAATTATCCAGTGTCGTCCTTTGAAAGAAACGTTCAAAGAGATATGATAGCTGATCAGGAGTATGTAACGAAGCATATGCATGAACCTAACACCATTATCTTGGACTCCAGGAGCTATGCACGCTATGCGGGGATTGAAGAACCAATAGATAAGAAAGCAGGACACATCCCGTCTGCCCTCAATTCAGAATGGACCAATATTATGAAACCAAATGGAAAGTGGAAATCTAAAGACGAATTGATTGCTCATTTCTCTCAATTTGGAGACCCTGAGAAATGGATCGTTTACTGTGGTTCTGGTGTAACTGCTGTACCAAACGTATTAGCTTTGTATGAAGCTGGATTTCAAGATGTTCACCTTTACGTAGGAAGTTGGAGTGATTGGATAACAAATAGTAATAATCCAATTGAGGCCTGTTAA
- a CDS encoding DUF6123 family protein, translated as MPLSKSLGYFIEDLWSKGFRLSDQDIHFIYFGKNYTNSEDWLVIFALTVTIQFQMKFDGSFFIGVLEFLHENHPRSKREAWKLIEQKGLNKRKTPHSISR; from the coding sequence ATGCCGCTATCGAAATCGCTTGGGTATTTTATAGAAGATCTTTGGTCAAAAGGTTTTCGATTATCAGATCAAGATATTCACTTTATATATTTCGGCAAAAATTATACAAACTCTGAAGATTGGCTCGTCATCTTTGCTTTAACGGTTACCATTCAGTTTCAAATGAAATTTGATGGAAGTTTTTTTATCGGAGTTTTGGAGTTTTTACATGAAAACCATCCTCGATCAAAGCGAGAAGCTTGGAAGCTAATAGAACAAAAAGGCTTGAATAAAAGGAAAACCCCGCACTCTATCAGCAGATAG
- a CDS encoding queuosine precursor transporter: MNELLWIVFAIINFSMLTLIYKGFGKQGLFVWIGMATVVANIQVTKTIEMFGLTATLGNIIYGTVFLATDILNEKYGKEEAKKAVWLGFFTLISMTVMMQIAVKWFTPVGGEVQAALETIFGLLPRVAAGSLVAYIVSQYIDVFIYSKLKSMFSDDRFLWVRNNGSTMISQLLDSLVFTLIAFLGEVPTNIWVEIFTTTYVIKFVVAMLDTPFLYIAKRFHK; the protein is encoded by the coding sequence ATGAACGAATTATTATGGATTGTTTTTGCTATCATTAATTTTTCCATGCTTACACTGATCTATAAGGGATTCGGTAAACAAGGCCTATTTGTTTGGATTGGAATGGCTACTGTTGTAGCAAACATTCAGGTTACAAAAACAATAGAAATGTTTGGTTTGACCGCTACCTTAGGTAATATTATTTATGGGACAGTTTTCTTAGCTACAGATATATTAAATGAGAAGTATGGAAAAGAGGAAGCGAAAAAAGCAGTATGGTTAGGTTTTTTCACGCTTATTAGTATGACGGTTATGATGCAAATAGCGGTCAAGTGGTTTACTCCAGTTGGAGGCGAGGTTCAGGCAGCTTTAGAAACCATCTTTGGTTTATTACCACGGGTGGCCGCAGGGAGTCTGGTCGCATACATTGTCAGTCAATATATTGACGTTTTCATTTATTCTAAATTAAAAAGTATGTTCTCAGACGACCGTTTTCTTTGGGTACGAAATAATGGTAGTACGATGATCAGCCAACTACTTGATTCATTAGTATTTACCTTAATTGCTTTCTTAGGAGAGGTACCGACTAATATTTGGGTTGAGATCTTTACTACCACCTATGTCATTAAATTTGTAGTCGCTATGCTCGATACGCCTTTTCTTTATATCGCAAAGCGATTTCATAAATAG
- a CDS encoding cold-shock protein encodes MQNGTVKWFNAEKGYGFIQVEGGNDVFVHFSAIQEEGFKTLEEGQSVSFEIVEGDRGPQAANVVKN; translated from the coding sequence ATGCAAAACGGTACAGTAAAATGGTTTAACGCAGAAAAAGGTTATGGTTTCATCCAAGTAGAAGGTGGAAACGATGTATTCGTACACTTCTCTGCAATCCAAGAAGAAGGTTTCAAAACACTTGAAGAAGGTCAAAGCGTTTCTTTCGAAATCGTAGAAGGCGACCGTGGCCCTCAAGCTGCTAACGTTGTAAAAAACTAA